The Blautia obeum ATCC 29174 region ACAGCCAGGTTGCCGCATAATGCGTGTCTGTGATCTTAAACATAGGCGGCATTTCTTCATAATCAATGTTCAGCGCATATTCATTTCGACATGCAAAAGCATCCCCTTTAGGTGGATTGATCAATGTAGGCGGCATTCCAGGAATCGTGTACAGGCTTTCTTTTCCTTTTGCAAATGCCGGAAGTGATCTCATCAGGCCCCAGGTATATGGATGCTGCGGATCATAATAGACTTCCTCCGCTGTGCCAATCTCCACGATCTTGCCAGCATACATTACCGCTACCCTGTCCGCAACACGGGCAACTACTCCCAGATCATGGGATACCAGTATGGTGGCTGTTCCAAACTTCATCTGGATTTCGCGCAGAAGATCCAGAATCTGTGCCTGAATGGTCACATCCAGTGCCGTGGTCGGCTCATCGGCGAATAAAATATCCGGATCTGCTGCCAGAGCAATCGCCATAACGCATCTCTGACGCATTCCGCCGGAGAACTGCCACGGATACTGATGATAACGTTCCTTTGGATGCGAAATACCAACCAGTTCCATAAGCTCCAGAACCTTTTGGTTTACCTGTTCTTTTGTATAGTTCTTATTATGTATCAACACTGCTTCCGCAATCTGTTTTCCAATTTTAATCGTTGGATTCAGGGAAGTCATAGGATCCTGAAAGATCATGGAAAAAATTCTTCCACGAAGCTTCTGCATCTCTTTTTCCCGATAACAGGTAATATCCTGCCCCTTTACATGGATACTGCCCTCTTTTATCTTGGCCCTTGGCGGCAAAAGCTTCATGATACTTTTGCAAAGTACACTCTTTCCGCATCCGGATTCTCCAACTATAGCCAGCACTTCTCCCTTTTTTAACGAAAAAGAGACATCTCTTACCGCCTGGACCTCTCCCGAAGGACCATCTATGCTGACTGAAAGATTTTTGACCTCTAATAAATGTTCCATTTTCAACCCTTTTTCCGCTCGTGTAAAAAGGGGGCACTCCGCGTGCCCCCGTCACAACCCTTATCTCGTTTTATTCATTCAATAGTCCAGTCTGCAACATTCCAGAAAATACCAACTCCGTGATGTCCCATAATGGTATCAGGATCGATCCCCTTAATATTGCTGTCTGCAACATAGTTTGCATCAATATAGCAGATCATCGCATAAGCCGGATCCTCTGCAAGAGCTTTCTGGAAATTAGCATAAGCTTCTTTACGAACCTCCGGATCATCGGACTGTCTTGCTTCTGTCAGATATTTGTCAACTTCCTCGTTAGAGTAGCTGGAGTAGTTTGCTCCCTTATCTGTTCCGAATACTTTATATGTATGATCGTCAGCATCAAACGGGCTTCCCCATCCGATCAGGAATGCCATCTGTCCTGCCCAGTCTGTCTGTGCCGGGATTTCTACAGATACATCCATACCGATTTCCCTCAGTTCCTGTGCTGCGATCTGAGCCATGTCAATACGTACCTGGTCTCCGGCACTTACACTGATCACAAAACCTACTTTTTCGCCGTCGCGGTAGTAGAATCCATCATCACCCATTTCACATCCGGCAGCTTCAAGGATTTCTTTTGATTTTTCCGGATTGTAATCATAGTGCTCAACATCTTCACAGTTGTAGGTATTTCTCTGAAGAGGACCATAAGCAGGCATTCCCTGTCCCAGGATAACTGCGTCGATGATTGCCTGACGGTCAAGTCCGTAGCATACTGCCGGGATCAGGTCACGGTTTTTCTGCCAGTATTCGTTTCCAAAGTTAAACATGATTCCACGATAATCAGCAGTCTTCATATCATAACATGTATAAGCATCGTCTCCGGCAAAAGCTGCTGCATCCTTTGGAGTTAAAAGAGCCAGATCCAGTTCTCCGGATTTTAACTGAAGAGCTTTTGCATTGTCATCTGGTACGATCTTAAATACGATTTTATCGATAGAAGGCTCACCTTTGAAGTAATCATCATTTTTAGCAAGTGTGATAGCCTGTCCTTCATCCCAGGATTCAATTTTGTATGGGCCAGTTCCAACCGGGTTACGGAAGAAATCAGATGTCTGCATATCCTCTCCCTCAAGCAGATGCTTAGGAAGAACTGCCATTGTCATATAGTCAAGAAATGCAACGTTTTTGTCCTCGAGTTTGAATTCAACTGTATGGTCATCAACCACGTTGATCTCTTCTACGTCTTCGTAGTTTGGTGCATTCTCAGAACCATTTTCCGGATCCATGATAGCTTCGATCGTAAATTTAACATCGTCTGCTGTAACAGGTTCGCCATCCTGCCATTTAGCATCTTCTGCCATGTGGAATGTGTAGGTATTTGTTGCATCATCAAATTTCCAGCTTTCTGCCAGTCCCGGAACTACCTGATTGTCTCCGTCATGTGCAGTTAATCCATTAAAGATCAGAATATTGATCTCGCCATGTTCGTCCATGGCCGGGTTGATTCTGGTATAATCTCCGCTTCCGTATACCAGTGTTGTTTCTTCATCTGCCAGTACAGGCACTGTGGTTCCGGCGCTGACCAGTGATACAGTCAGAAGCATTCCGGCAATTGTTAAAATCCCCTTTTTCATTATCTGTTCCCTCGCTTTTTATTTGGTAACTTAACTTACTCAATGATACCAAAACGGTCTGGCATCCATAAGCCCTGTAGGGGGATATTGATGTATTCCTATTTATGACGTACATATTCCATTTCAACATATTTAATCCGATGATATGCTCTCGACATAAAAAAAGGAAGCCGTTATTCACGACTTCCAAGTCTTTCCTTAAAATCCATATAACCAAACTCTGTAAGCTGCTGCATCGTATTGTCAGCATGTCTGAGCCAGATATTCGGCAATGACATTCCGTTAAAGGTGTTATTTTTACATGTAGTATAGATGGCCATGTCTCCAAACATCAGAAGATCTCCATATTCCGGAAGCTGTCGGAATTTATACTCTCCGATCACATCTCCTGACAGGCAGGTCGACCCTCCAAGGCGAACAGTGATTCCACCCTCTTCTGTCTCATCTGTTCCCAAAAGTGGCGGAAGATAAGGCATTTCCAGTACATCCGGCATGTGACAGGCTGCGCTGGCATCCACGATTGCAATCTGTGTCTCTCCGTTTTTCAGAACATCCAACACGCTGGTCAGCAAGAATCCTGCATTTAATGCCCACGCTTCTCCGGGCTCAAGATAAACCTCTGCCTTCCATTCCTCTTGTACCATCCGGATACAACGTTCCAGTCTTTCAATATCGTAACCTGGTCTTGTGATATGGTGGCCGCCGCCAAAATTGATCCACTTTACTCTGGAAGCGAGATCACCAAAATGCTTCTTTACTGAAACAAGAGTTGTCTCCAGATCATCGGAATCCTGCTCGCAGAGAGTATGGAAGTGAAGGCCATCGAGTAAATCCAAAAGTTCCGGATTTTTCTGAAATGCTTCATCCCACTGTGCTCTTGTCGTACCCATACGGCTTCCCGGAGCACAGGGATCATAGATATCATGTCCTTCCTGAGTAGAACATTCCGGATTGATCCGCAATCCGACGCTCTTTCCTGCTACTTTTGCCTTTGCACCAAAACGAAGGAGCTGCGATGGTGAATTAAACACGATATGATCCGCATATTGAAGAAGTTCTTCAAAATCATCGGCCCGGTAGCCTGCACAGAATACATGAACCTCTTTTCCCGGCATTTCCTCTGCTCCGAGTCGTGCCTCAAACAGTCCGCTGGCCTCCGTACCTGCAAGATACGGCTCAAAAAAACGATAGCAGTCATAATTGCTGAATGCTTTCTGTGCCAGGAGCATCTTACAGCCTGTTCGCTCAGACACTTCACCGAGCAGTTTTGCATTTTTTATGAGTGCTTTTTCATCTAGGATGTAGCAGGGTGTTTTTAGATTCTGGAATTCCGGCGGGATCATTCCGCCGGTGGCTGTAAACGGAGCTCTTTTATCCAACCCTTCCATCAGTCTACCAGCTTTGGATCGTGGCTTTCGCTGCGTGGCAGACCATAACGGTCAAGTGCATCCAGGAACGGATCTGGATCAAATTCTTCTACAGTATACACACCTGGTCTGATCCATTTTCCGGTCAGCATCATAAGTGCTCCGCACATTGCCGGAACACCTGTTGTATAGCTGATTGCCTGGCTTCCTACTTCGTGGTAGCATTCCTGATGATCACATACATTGTAGATATAGTAGGTTTTTTCTTTTCCATCTTTTACACCTGTAAAGATACATCCAATATTTGTTTTTCCTTTTGTACGTGGTCCAAGGCTTGCAGGATCCGGAAGCAGTGCTTTCAAAAACTGGATCGGAACGATTTCCTGTCCATTGTACTGAATCGGTGTTGTGGAAAGCATTCCTACATCTTCAAGGCAACGCATATGATCCAGATAACTCTGTCCAAAAGTCATGAAGAAACGAATACGTTTTACACCCGGGATTGTTTTTGCAAGAGACTCAATCTCCTCATGGTGGAGCAGATACATATCCTTGTCTCCAACCTGGTCAAAGTTATATTCTCTCTTGATATCCATCGGCGGGATTTCTACCCAGTGTCCGTTTTCCCAGTAACTTCCCGGTGCACTTACTTCACGAAGATTGATCTCCGGGTTAAAGTTTGTTGCAAATGCATATCCATGATCACCGCCGTTGCAGTCCAGGATATCGATGGTATCAATCTGATCAAATTCATGCTTTAATGCATAGGCACAGTAAGCCTGTGTAACACCCGGGTCAAATCCACATCCAAGAAGTGCTGTAAGTCCTGCATCTTCGAATTTTTTACGGTATGCCCACTGCCAGGAATAATCAAAGTATGCGGAAAATCCTTCTTCTTTGCAGCGTTTTTCATAGATGGCACGCCACTCCGGATCATCGGTATCTTCCGGCTCATAGTTTGCTGTATCCATATAGTTTACACCACATG contains the following coding sequences:
- a CDS encoding ABC transporter ATP-binding protein, whose translation is MEHLLEVKNLSVSIDGPSGEVQAVRDVSFSLKKGEVLAIVGESGCGKSVLCKSIMKLLPPRAKIKEGSIHVKGQDITCYREKEMQKLRGRIFSMIFQDPMTSLNPTIKIGKQIAEAVLIHNKNYTKEQVNQKVLELMELVGISHPKERYHQYPWQFSGGMRQRCVMAIALAADPDILFADEPTTALDVTIQAQILDLLREIQMKFGTATILVSHDLGVVARVADRVAVMYAGKIVEIGTAEEVYYDPQHPYTWGLMRSLPAFAKGKESLYTIPGMPPTLINPPKGDAFACRNEYALNIDYEEMPPMFKITDTHYAATWLLDPRAPQIKSPMGGQCSE
- a CDS encoding ABC transporter substrate-binding protein, which produces MKKGILTIAGMLLTVSLVSAGTTVPVLADEETTLVYGSGDYTRINPAMDEHGEINILIFNGLTAHDGDNQVVPGLAESWKFDDATNTYTFHMAEDAKWQDGEPVTADDVKFTIEAIMDPENGSENAPNYEDVEEINVVDDHTVEFKLEDKNVAFLDYMTMAVLPKHLLEGEDMQTSDFFRNPVGTGPYKIESWDEGQAITLAKNDDYFKGEPSIDKIVFKIVPDDNAKALQLKSGELDLALLTPKDAAAFAGDDAYTCYDMKTADYRGIMFNFGNEYWQKNRDLIPAVCYGLDRQAIIDAVILGQGMPAYGPLQRNTYNCEDVEHYDYNPEKSKEILEAAGCEMGDDGFYYRDGEKVGFVISVSAGDQVRIDMAQIAAQELREIGMDVSVEIPAQTDWAGQMAFLIGWGSPFDADDHTYKVFGTDKGANYSSYSNEEVDKYLTEARQSDDPEVRKEAYANFQKALAEDPAYAMICYIDANYVADSNIKGIDPDTIMGHHGVGIFWNVADWTIE
- a CDS encoding carboxynorspermidine decarboxylase; its protein translation is MEGLDKRAPFTATGGMIPPEFQNLKTPCYILDEKALIKNAKLLGEVSERTGCKMLLAQKAFSNYDCYRFFEPYLAGTEASGLFEARLGAEEMPGKEVHVFCAGYRADDFEELLQYADHIVFNSPSQLLRFGAKAKVAGKSVGLRINPECSTQEGHDIYDPCAPGSRMGTTRAQWDEAFQKNPELLDLLDGLHFHTLCEQDSDDLETTLVSVKKHFGDLASRVKWINFGGGHHITRPGYDIERLERCIRMVQEEWKAEVYLEPGEAWALNAGFLLTSVLDVLKNGETQIAIVDASAACHMPDVLEMPYLPPLLGTDETEEGGITVRLGGSTCLSGDVIGEYKFRQLPEYGDLLMFGDMAIYTTCKNNTFNGMSLPNIWLRHADNTMQQLTEFGYMDFKERLGSRE
- a CDS encoding saccharopine dehydrogenase family protein, with amino-acid sequence MSRVLVIGCGGVASVAIQKCCQVDEVFTEMCIASRTKEKCDALVEKLKGKTKTVLTTAKVDADDVDQLIELINSYKPDLVMNIALPYQDLTIMDACLACGVNYMDTANYEPEDTDDPEWRAIYEKRCKEEGFSAYFDYSWQWAYRKKFEDAGLTALLGCGFDPGVTQAYCAYALKHEFDQIDTIDILDCNGGDHGYAFATNFNPEINLREVSAPGSYWENGHWVEIPPMDIKREYNFDQVGDKDMYLLHHEEIESLAKTIPGVKRIRFFMTFGQSYLDHMRCLEDVGMLSTTPIQYNGQEIVPIQFLKALLPDPASLGPRTKGKTNIGCIFTGVKDGKEKTYYIYNVCDHQECYHEVGSQAISYTTGVPAMCGALMMLTGKWIRPGVYTVEEFDPDPFLDALDRYGLPRSESHDPKLVD